Part of the Sulfobacillus acidophilus DSM 10332 genome, TGTCTCCGGTATAAAACCATCCATTTCTTATGACCCGCCGCGTCTCCTCCGGTTTGTGCCAATAACCCTGCATCACGCTATCGGCCCGTACCCGAAGTTCCCCGGCCGTTTGCCCGTCCCAAGGCAGCTCCCGGTCGCTATCGTCCACAATGGATACGTCTATTCCAATCAGCGGTATACCGGCCGTACCGCGCCAACGATAGAGATCATCCAACGGTCGATTGGAAACTACATCTTTAATCACGGCCGCGGACACCACGGGCGACGTTTCCGACAAGCCATACCCACCATGATAGTCGGTGCCCAGTTTGGCGCTAGTTTCTGCCACGAAACTGGAGGGACTGGGGGCACCGCCTACGGTCACTTGCTTCAAGCTGGATAAATCATATTGCTCCCGGTTCGGCACGAGATTCAAAGCTTGCACCATGGTCGGAACCAATAAAGCATCCGTCACCCGATGCGCTTGAATCAGCTCCAGCACCCGCGTGGGCACAAACTTTCGAAGCATGACGTGCGTAGCCCCCAAAGCCGTAATGTAGTGCGGAGCACCCCAACCATTGACGTGAAACAGGGGTATGGTATGGAGCATGACTGTCTTGTCACTAAAATCTAGGGTCGCCAGCACTTGTAAGGCATTCATATAGAGATTCCGGTGGGTCAGAGCAACCCCTTTGGGCAAACCGGTCGTACCGGAAGTATAAAATATTTCAGCCACAGTATTTTCGTCGAGAGTATAATCCGCCGCATCGGCCTCATCAGGAGCGGAAGCCAAAAATTCTTCATAACTTAAATAACCTTCGTGGCGTCCCCCGATTTGAATCTCGATCAACTCCATGGGCCGACGTTCGCGGAGTTCTTTGGCGACCGCCTCGAAGTCCGAGTCAAAGACCAAGAGACGGGGTTGCGCATCATCTAAGATGAGGGCTAAATCATGAGGGGATAGCCGAATATTCAAGGGGACCAAAATCGCACCAAATTGCACTACCCCGAAGTACGCTTCTAATAAAGGATGGTTATTATATCCTAGCCACGCGACCCGGTCCCCCGGCTGAATCCCCGATGCCCGCAAAGCATGACTCAACCGCTGGACCCGGTCCCAAAACTGCCGGTAGGTGAGTGTCATATCCTCATCGAGGACAGCCGGCTTTGTTCCGTATAAGAGAGCCGATCGCCGTAAAAATCGACTAACATTCATAGGAACGTTCATGCGTTTCATGCCTCCCCAATCTTCTGGCTCAATCGCTATCGCCGGATTCCGTATCGAATTCCCTGCCGATATGACTGGACGAACGACCTTGAAAGGCGCCGAGATTATCGCCAAAACCGTAATCAAAACCTGCATTGTAGGATTCTGCAGTATTTTTTTGCCACCAAAAAAGCCAATGGTTTCTCTACATACCGCGTCCGCATGCCAACACTCCCTATCACCCCCGCTGATCGGGTGATAGGTTGAGCCTACCACGCATCACGTTAAACATCCATCTGTTCTTACTCGTGTGTCTAGAGAGAAAATTTGTCTTAAATTTGCTCTGGCGTCTGCTTAATGGATAGCAGTGCGAATTAATTTAAACACATCAATCGTTTCGAGTTTTGGCCGCGACTATCCCACGGCCTGCCATCATGATGATTGCAATCAAGCCCCATAATGCCGCCGCAATGCTGACGGTATCAAGCCAGAATAGCGGATCCGTCCATGGTAGGGCCAACCAATAGCTAAGCGCATGAGGGATGCGGGAAAACACATCTAAGAGAATCAAAATCCCCCAGAGTAATCGCCATAGGGCGCCGCGATTAGGCAACGGAGATTTCAGCGTTTGCCAGGCATCCTCAATCCAATCCGGCATCATGCCAATCAACGGCAACAGCGCCCAGGCTAACGCTACCCGCCGCCAATGCAACCAAACGACCGCTACGTGGTGAGGGGACGAGACCAAAGCCGCCAACATGAGAGCCAATGTTAGGACCGCAATTCCACTCCATGGATGGCGCATACCAAAGCCCCCATTCATCCAGGTGTGATCTCTATTATGCCGGAAAGCATCTCGTCAGTTATATGCCTTTGCCTACGGAATTGTTATGACCCTGGTCGAGAAAGTCTAATAGCCACACCCACCATCGTCCGGGGGTTAACCGACCGAGACTCTGTTACCGATATCTCGTCGAAAAATGCCTCTAGCTCCCGTCCATTCGACAGTTTTTTCCTTTAAAGACATGGTAGTTTAGGAGCATCTTGAGGTTTTTGGGAGCGCGGTTGACTATCGATCAAGAAATTTCGCGTCAATTCTCCTCGATTTCGCCCATCAGTGATCGTTGGTGGCGGCAACCGTGGTTTATGGCTTGGCTCATCCATGACGGGTTTATGGCGCTTGCGACTGTGTTGCCGTTTCACGTTCATCATAATCCCTTATTGCCCAATCTGTCTGTCACCTTGCAAGATCGCGGGTGGTTTCATTTCGACGCCGCCTATTACTTTTTTATTGGGTTTCATGGCTACGGCCAGCCGAAGATGGCCGCGTTTTATCCCGGACTTCCCCTCCTTATCGCCTTATTCAAAAACCCTTGGTTAATATTACTGGTCACCCAATTG contains:
- a CDS encoding o-succinylbenzoate--CoA ligase (PFAM: AMP-binding enzyme~COGs: COG0318 Acyl-CoA synthetase (AMP-forming)/AMP-acid ligase II~InterPro IPR000873~KEGG: afl:Aflv_2219 acyl-CoA synthetase (AMP-forming)/AMP-acid ligase II~PFAM: AMP-dependent synthetase/ligase~PRIAM: o-succinylbenzoate--CoA ligase~SPTR: Acyl-CoA synthetase (AMP-forming)/AMP-acid ligase II) — its product is MNVPMNVSRFLRRSALLYGTKPAVLDEDMTLTYRQFWDRVQRLSHALRASGIQPGDRVAWLGYNNHPLLEAYFGVVQFGAILVPLNIRLSPHDLALILDDAQPRLLVFDSDFEAVAKELRERRPMELIEIQIGGRHEGYLSYEEFLASAPDEADAADYTLDENTVAEIFYTSGTTGLPKGVALTHRNLYMNALQVLATLDFSDKTVMLHTIPLFHVNGWGAPHYITALGATHVMLRKFVPTRVLELIQAHRVTDALLVPTMVQALNLVPNREQYDLSSLKQVTVGGAPSPSSFVAETSAKLGTDYHGGYGLSETSPVVSAAVIKDVVSNRPLDDLYRWRGTAGIPLIGIDVSIVDDSDRELPWDGQTAGELRVRADSVMQGYWHKPEETRRVIRNGWFYTGDIAVIDSEGYIKIVDRKKDIIISGGENISSVELEDALYAHPAIREACVIGKPDPVWGEVPWAVVSLKDGASNHPDSILDEVNRGLAGFKRLKGIEVIADLPKTGTGKIQKTVVRQMFGAGWQQ